In Streptomyces nojiriensis, one genomic interval encodes:
- a CDS encoding ribonuclease J — protein sequence MSHPHPELGPPPKLPKGGLRVTPLGGLGEIGRNMTVFEYDGRLLIVDCGVLFPEEEQPGIDLILPDFSSIRDRLDDIDGIVLTHGHEDHIGAVPYLLREKADIPLIGSKLTLALIEAKLQEHRIRPYTLEVKEGERENLGPFDCEFIAVNHSIPDALAVAIRTGAGMVVATGDFKMDQLPLDKRLTDLHAFARLSEEGIDLLLSDSTNAEVPGFVPPERDISNAIRGVFAGAQKRIIVASFASHVHRIQQILDAAHEYGRRVAFVGRSMVRNMGIARDLGYLKVPAGLVVDVKTLDDLPDDEVVLVCTGSQGEPMAALSRMANRDHQIRIVPGDTVILASSLIPGNENAVYRVINGLTRWGANVVHKGNAKVHVSGHASAGELLYFYNICKPRNLMPVHGEWRHLRANAELGAMTGVPKDRIVIAEDGVVVDLIDGKARISGKVQAGYVYVDGLSVGDVTEVHLKDRKILGDEGIISVYVVVDSSTGKVVSGPNIQARGSGIDDSAFSSVIPKIEEAIARAAADGVAEPHQIQQLIRRTMGKWVSDGYRRRPMILPVVVEV from the coding sequence TTGAGCCATCCGCATCCGGAACTCGGTCCGCCGCCGAAGCTGCCCAAGGGCGGCCTCAGGGTCACCCCCCTGGGTGGTCTCGGCGAGATCGGCCGCAACATGACCGTCTTCGAGTACGACGGCCGTCTGCTGATCGTCGACTGCGGCGTCCTCTTCCCCGAAGAGGAGCAGCCGGGCATCGACCTGATCCTGCCGGACTTCTCGTCCATCAGGGACCGCCTCGACGACATCGACGGCATCGTCCTCACGCACGGACACGAGGACCACATCGGCGCCGTCCCCTACCTCCTCCGGGAGAAGGCGGACATCCCGCTGATCGGCTCCAAGCTGACGCTGGCCCTCATCGAGGCGAAGCTCCAGGAGCACCGCATCCGCCCCTACACCCTCGAGGTGAAGGAAGGCGAGCGCGAGAACCTCGGCCCCTTCGACTGCGAGTTCATCGCGGTCAACCACTCCATCCCGGACGCCCTGGCCGTGGCCATCCGCACCGGCGCCGGCATGGTCGTCGCCACCGGCGACTTCAAGATGGACCAGCTCCCGCTGGACAAGCGCCTCACCGACCTGCACGCCTTCGCGCGTCTGAGTGAAGAGGGCATCGACCTCCTCCTCTCCGACTCCACGAACGCCGAGGTCCCGGGCTTCGTCCCGCCGGAGCGCGACATCTCCAACGCGATCCGCGGGGTCTTCGCGGGCGCCCAGAAGCGGATCATCGTGGCGTCCTTCGCCAGCCACGTGCACCGCATCCAGCAGATCCTCGACGCCGCCCACGAGTACGGCCGCCGGGTCGCCTTCGTCGGCCGCTCGATGGTCCGCAACATGGGCATCGCCCGTGACCTGGGCTACCTGAAGGTACCGGCCGGTCTCGTCGTCGACGTCAAGACCCTCGACGACCTGCCGGACGACGAGGTCGTGCTGGTCTGCACGGGTTCGCAGGGCGAGCCGATGGCGGCCCTCTCCCGGATGGCCAACCGCGACCACCAGATCCGGATCGTCCCCGGTGACACCGTGATCCTGGCGTCGTCCCTGATCCCGGGCAACGAGAACGCGGTCTACCGCGTGATCAACGGCCTGACCCGCTGGGGCGCCAACGTCGTGCACAAGGGCAACGCCAAGGTGCACGTCTCGGGCCACGCCTCGGCCGGCGAGCTGCTGTACTTCTACAACATCTGCAAGCCGCGGAACCTGATGCCGGTCCACGGCGAATGGCGCCACCTGCGCGCCAACGCCGAGCTCGGTGCCATGACGGGCGTCCCGAAGGACCGCATCGTCATCGCCGAGGACGGCGTGGTCGTCGACCTGATCGACGGCAAGGCCCGGATCTCCGGAAAGGTCCAGGCCGGCTACGTGTACGTGGACGGCCTCTCGGTCGGCGACGTCACGGAAGTCCACCTCAAGGACCGCAAGATCCTCGGCGACGAGGGCATCATCTCGGTCTACGTCGTGGTGGACAGCAGCACGGGCAAGGTCGTCAGCGGCCCGAACATCCAGGCCCGCGGCTCCGGCATCGACGACTCGGCCTTCTCCTCGGTCATCCCGAAGATCGAGGAAGCCATCGCCCGCGCCGCAGCCGACGGTGTCGCCGAGCCGCACCAGATCCAGCAGCTCATCCGCCGCACGATGGGCAAGTGGGTCTCGGACGGCTACCGCCGCCGCCCGATGATCCTGCCGGTCGTCGTCGAGGTCTGA
- a CDS encoding HdeD family acid-resistance protein: protein MTVPPDAAAPQHTQGDPEDVLKHIGSTWHWALGFALATLIPGILVLVWPDETLHILAVIIGLQLLVAGAFRFVTAFSHSRDGGSRLAAVLIAMLAFLAGVLVLRHPMQTIGALSLIIGVFWLLSGVLAAFTAIADRTLVHRGLQFGLGALGAVAGIVVLCFPVDSAVALTRLLGLWLVLLGVFELVMAFALRSATRQVASVGPG from the coding sequence ATGACCGTACCCCCCGACGCAGCGGCGCCACAGCACACGCAGGGCGATCCCGAGGACGTCCTCAAGCACATCGGGAGCACGTGGCACTGGGCGCTGGGCTTCGCCCTCGCGACCCTGATCCCCGGCATCCTGGTGCTCGTCTGGCCCGACGAGACGCTTCACATCCTGGCCGTCATCATCGGCCTGCAGCTCCTGGTGGCGGGCGCTTTCCGGTTCGTCACCGCCTTTTCGCACAGCCGCGACGGCGGCAGCAGGCTGGCGGCCGTTCTGATCGCCATGCTCGCGTTCCTGGCGGGCGTCCTCGTGCTGCGTCATCCGATGCAGACGATCGGCGCTCTGAGCTTGATCATCGGCGTGTTCTGGTTGCTGTCCGGAGTGCTCGCGGCGTTCACCGCGATCGCCGACCGCACGCTCGTGCACCGGGGTCTGCAGTTCGGCCTGGGTGCCCTCGGTGCCGTCGCCGGAATCGTCGTGCTCTGCTTCCCGGTCGACTCCGCCGTGGCCCTGACCCGGCTGCTGGGACTCTGGCTCGTCCTGCTGGGCGTGTTCGAGCTGGTGATGGCCTTCGCACTGCGTTCCGCCACCCGCCAGGTCGCTTCCGTCGGTCCGGGGTGA
- a CDS encoding SpoIIE family protein phosphatase gives MPPVKVSNLAPDVQPRRRRFVITARAAASFDPLGRSVAAARGFVRDTLHGWGFADIVDDAVVLTSELVTNAVVHAGTRAEVLCLRADGGVRVEVADRYPERELPLQHPGERPYADPDRENGRGLMLCAALATRWGVEYTATHKHVWFRLDLPDRPVGTRSAGPVVPDQLLPLADSRVRVAVLQIDSDDAISAWNEDAEHIFGHPAEKALGRPLAELAAWPQTPGTGTGIAEALRLSRWEGSYGVRGADGRVIPVFASHLRVRDAHGEPSIVCLLVHDDERALLQTPVRVPTSDSGHFTDPRPTDPFEVFIGSPAPDDLDGLLQRTVERARDLLDADSAFLLLATDDETELEVRATTGLPSTRQRFARVPVEAGTNRYGSARMPAVHDDLLASPGAVPLLEATGMRSAVTVPLKVEGRLTGSLGVAAETPGRYSNEEALHLQFAADRIALAVESARLGELERLRRGSLSFLVEASDLLAGTLDRDQTLALMAQMTVPTLATWCAVYTIADQSSDPYLSYVLHEDEERIDGLKDLLSRLSPPEPVREAGARPWSEATSAVGGETVVLPLLARNRVIGMLTLGKPREEHFRQEILELAEDLSRRAALALDNARLYSERTAISRSLQRSLLPPGSPAIPGMEVEVIYRAAGEGNEVGGDFYDVFPIRDGAYGFAIGDVCGTGPEAAAVTGLARHALRLLAREGLGGPAVLERLNAAILDEGARSRFLTLLYGELHPQPDGGALMKVVCAGHPLPLRLRPNGQVDAAADPQPLLGVIDDLDLYEQTLTLDPGDVLLCVTDGVTERREGTRMLGDDGLTEVLTTCTGLTAGAVASRVLRAVERFAAEPASDDMAILAFRVPEQRTGE, from the coding sequence ATGCCGCCCGTGAAGGTAAGTAACCTGGCACCCGATGTCCAACCGCGTCGAAGGAGATTCGTGATCACGGCACGGGCGGCTGCCAGCTTCGATCCCCTCGGGCGCTCGGTCGCCGCCGCCCGCGGGTTCGTCCGCGACACCCTGCACGGCTGGGGCTTCGCGGACATCGTCGACGACGCGGTGGTCCTCACCAGCGAGCTCGTCACCAACGCCGTGGTCCACGCCGGCACCCGGGCCGAGGTCCTGTGCCTGCGCGCCGACGGCGGCGTACGGGTCGAGGTCGCCGACCGGTACCCGGAGCGCGAGCTCCCGCTCCAGCACCCCGGCGAGCGCCCCTACGCCGACCCCGACCGCGAGAACGGCCGCGGCCTGATGCTGTGCGCCGCCCTCGCCACCCGCTGGGGCGTCGAGTACACGGCCACCCACAAGCACGTCTGGTTCCGCCTCGACCTGCCAGACCGGCCGGTCGGTACCCGCTCCGCGGGCCCCGTCGTCCCCGACCAGCTGCTGCCCCTGGCCGACAGCCGGGTCCGCGTCGCCGTCCTCCAGATCGACTCGGACGACGCGATCTCCGCCTGGAACGAGGACGCCGAGCACATCTTCGGCCACCCCGCCGAGAAGGCGCTCGGCCGCCCGCTCGCCGAACTCGCCGCCTGGCCGCAGACCCCCGGCACCGGCACCGGCATCGCCGAGGCCCTGCGCCTGTCCCGCTGGGAGGGCAGCTACGGCGTCCGCGGCGCCGACGGCCGCGTCATCCCCGTCTTCGCCTCCCACCTGCGGGTCCGCGACGCCCACGGCGAACCGTCGATCGTCTGCCTCCTCGTCCACGACGACGAGCGCGCCCTCCTCCAGACCCCGGTACGGGTCCCCACCTCCGACAGCGGCCACTTCACCGACCCCCGCCCCACGGACCCCTTCGAGGTCTTCATCGGCTCCCCCGCCCCCGACGACCTCGACGGGCTCCTCCAGCGCACCGTGGAGCGCGCCCGCGACCTGCTCGACGCCGATTCCGCCTTCCTGCTGCTGGCCACCGACGACGAGACCGAGCTGGAGGTCCGCGCCACCACCGGCCTGCCCTCCACCCGCCAGCGCTTCGCCCGCGTCCCCGTCGAGGCCGGCACCAACCGCTACGGCTCCGCCCGCATGCCCGCCGTCCACGACGACCTCCTCGCCTCCCCCGGAGCCGTCCCGCTCCTGGAGGCCACCGGCATGCGCTCCGCCGTCACCGTCCCCCTCAAGGTGGAGGGCCGCCTCACCGGCTCACTCGGCGTCGCCGCCGAAACCCCCGGCCGCTACTCCAACGAAGAGGCCCTGCACCTCCAGTTCGCCGCCGACCGCATCGCCCTCGCCGTCGAATCCGCCCGCCTCGGCGAGCTGGAGCGCCTGCGCCGCGGTTCCCTCTCCTTCCTCGTCGAGGCCTCCGACCTGCTGGCCGGCACCCTCGACCGGGACCAGACCCTGGCCCTCATGGCCCAGATGACCGTCCCGACCCTGGCCACCTGGTGCGCCGTCTACACGATCGCCGACCAGTCCTCCGACCCGTACCTCTCCTACGTCCTGCACGAGGACGAGGAGCGCATCGACGGCCTCAAGGACCTCCTGTCCCGGCTCAGTCCGCCCGAACCGGTCCGCGAGGCCGGCGCCCGCCCGTGGTCCGAGGCGACCTCCGCGGTCGGCGGCGAGACCGTGGTCCTGCCCCTCCTCGCCCGCAACCGTGTGATCGGCATGCTCACCCTCGGCAAGCCGCGCGAGGAACACTTCCGCCAAGAGATCCTCGAACTCGCCGAGGACCTCTCCCGCCGCGCCGCCCTGGCCCTCGACAACGCCCGGCTGTACTCGGAGCGCACCGCGATCAGCCGCTCCCTCCAGCGCAGCCTGCTCCCGCCCGGCTCCCCCGCGATCCCCGGCATGGAGGTCGAGGTCATCTACCGCGCGGCCGGCGAGGGCAACGAGGTCGGCGGCGACTTCTACGACGTCTTCCCGATCCGCGACGGCGCGTACGGCTTCGCCATCGGCGACGTCTGCGGCACCGGCCCGGAGGCCGCCGCCGTCACGGGCCTCGCCCGGCACGCCCTGCGCCTGCTCGCCCGCGAGGGCCTCGGCGGCCCGGCGGTCCTCGAACGCCTCAACGCGGCCATCCTCGACGAGGGCGCCCGCAGCCGCTTCCTCACCCTCCTCTACGGCGAGCTCCACCCCCAGCCCGACGGCGGCGCCCTGATGAAGGTCGTCTGCGCGGGCCACCCGCTCCCGCTGCGCCTGCGCCCGAACGGCCAGGTCGACGCCGCCGCGGACCCGCAGCCGCTGCTGGGCGTGATCGACGACCTGGACCTCTACGAACAGACCCTGACCCTCGACCCCGGCGACGTGCTGCTCTGCGTCACCGACGGCGTGACCGAACGCCGCGAGGGCACCCGCATGCTGGGCGACGACGGCCTCACCGAGGTCCTCACCACATGTACGGGCCTCACCGCGGGCGCGGTCGCCTCCCGCGTCCTGCGCGCGGTGGAACGCTTCGCCGCAGAACCCGCGTCGGACGACATGGCGATCCTCGCCTTCCGCGTCCCGGAACAGCGCACCGGCGAATAG
- a CDS encoding HAMP domain-containing protein: protein MESGAAVRRTGTRPKGGRSRRSGTTEVDTAALNRLLTALVSMRDGNFRKRLTVSGEGVMAEIAAVYNEVADRNLHLTGELSRVRRMVGREGKLSERLETGACEGSWAAAIDASNQLVDDLARPVSEVGRVLSAVAEGDLDQRMDLRTQAAEGAGHPLRGEFLKVGRTVNNLVDQLSAFTDEVTRVALEVGTEGKLGGQAQVRGMSGSWKDLTDSVNTMAYRLTAQVRDIALVTTAVAKGDLSRKVTVHVAGEMLQLKNTVNTMVDQLSSFSSEVTRVAREVGTEGELGGQAKVPGVAGVWKDLTDSVNTMAGNLTAQVRGIAQVTTAVANGDLSQKVRVSARGEVAQLAETINQMTETLRTFADEVTRVASEVGAKGLLGGQAQVPGAAGTWKDLTDSVNTVFRNLTTQVRDIAQVTTAVANGDLSQKVTVDVAGEMLELKNTVNTMVDQLSSFGAEVTRVAREVGVEGELGGQAQVPGAAGTWKDLTDSVNTAFRNLTGQVRNIAQVTTAVANGDLSQKVTVDVSGEMLQLKNTVNTMVDQLSSFADQVTRMARDVGTEGRLGGQARVEGVSGTWKELTDSVNFMAGNLTSQVRQIAQVTTAVARGDLSQKIDVDARGEILELKNTINTMVDQLSAFAEQVTRVARDVGTEGRLGGQAQVPGVAGVWRDLTDSVNGMAGNLTSQVRNIAQVATAVARGDLSQKIDVDARGEILELKNTLNTMVDQLSNFAEQVTRVAREVGTEGILGGQAEVKGVSGTWKDLTQSVNFMANNLTSQVRNIAEVTTAVAMGDLSKKITVDAKGEILELVTTVNTMVDQLSSFAEQVTRVAREVGSEGILGGQARVRGVTGIWKDLTDNVNLMANNLTSQVRNISQVSAAVANGDLTKKVTVEARGEVAQLADTVNTMVKTLSSFADEVTRVAREVGTEGRLGGQAHVPGVSGTWKDLTDSVNFMASNLTGQVRQIAMVTTAIAKGDMTKKIDIDARGEILELKTTINTMVDQLSSFADQVTRVAREVGTEGILGGQARVRDVDGTWRDLTESVNEMAGNLTRQVRAIAAVATAVTRGDLNLKIDVDAAGEIQVLQDNINTMIANLRDTTLANKEQDWLKGNLARISALMQGRRELDDVASLIMSELTPVVSAQHGAFFLALPAGGTTEIGTDGGADGSYELRMRGSYAYAGGQMPISFRPGEGLIGAVAEEKRMILVENTPPGYLKISSGLGEAPPAHVIVLPVLFEGKVLGVIELASFTPFTQIQKDFLSQIAEMIGTSVNTISVNSKTEMLLKQSQEMTEQLRERSDELENRQKALQAANAELEEKAELLAQQNRDIEVKNTEIEEARQVLEERAEQLAVSMRYKSEFLANMSHELRTPLNSLLILAKLLADNAEGNLSPKQVEFAETIHGAGSDLLQLINDILDLSKVEAGKMDVSPTRIALVQLVDYVEATFRPLTAEKGLDFSVRVSPELPATLHTDEQRLLQVLRNLLSNAVKFTDTGAVELVIRPAGADVPAAIREQLLEAGSLREADADLIAFSVTDTGIGIAASKMLVIFEAFKQADGTTSRKYGGTGLGLSISREIARLLGGEIHAASEPGRGSTFTLYLPLHPSELPPQGYAPPTPGGARGELYRRSPDGGRPVLPGTQAGPGAMPSVQAQPVRPALSAAEPAGPGQGGGAALFRRRRKAASDLEPRTAVPGQPNVVGAEDGWGSAQDELPVVPRTYDFHGEKVLIVDDDVRNVFALTSVLEQHGLAVLYAENGREGIEVLEQHDDVTVVLMDIMMPEMDGYATTSAIRRMPQFAGLPIIALTAKAMKGDREKAIDSGASDYVTKPVDPDYLLSVMEQWMRGK, encoded by the coding sequence GTGGAGTCTGGCGCAGCGGTACGGCGTACGGGAACGAGGCCGAAGGGCGGACGTTCCCGGCGCAGTGGCACGACGGAGGTCGACACCGCCGCTCTGAACCGGCTGCTCACGGCCCTGGTGTCGATGCGGGACGGGAATTTCCGCAAGCGGCTGACGGTGTCGGGCGAGGGCGTGATGGCGGAGATCGCCGCCGTCTACAACGAGGTCGCCGACCGCAATCTCCACCTGACCGGGGAGCTGTCCCGGGTGCGGCGGATGGTGGGCCGCGAGGGCAAGCTGAGCGAACGGCTGGAAACGGGCGCCTGTGAGGGCTCGTGGGCGGCCGCGATCGACGCCTCGAACCAGTTGGTGGACGATCTGGCCCGGCCGGTGTCCGAGGTGGGCCGGGTGCTGTCGGCGGTGGCCGAGGGCGATCTGGACCAGCGGATGGATCTGCGGACGCAGGCGGCCGAGGGGGCCGGGCATCCGCTGCGCGGGGAGTTCCTGAAGGTCGGGCGCACGGTCAACAACCTGGTCGACCAGCTGTCGGCGTTCACCGACGAGGTGACGCGCGTGGCGCTGGAGGTCGGCACCGAGGGCAAGCTCGGTGGTCAGGCCCAGGTGCGCGGGATGTCGGGATCCTGGAAGGATCTGACCGACTCCGTCAACACGATGGCGTACCGGCTCACCGCCCAGGTGCGTGACATCGCTCTCGTCACGACGGCGGTCGCCAAGGGCGATCTGTCGCGCAAGGTCACCGTGCACGTGGCCGGCGAGATGCTCCAGCTGAAGAACACCGTGAACACGATGGTGGACCAGCTGTCGTCCTTCTCCTCCGAGGTGACCCGCGTCGCCCGCGAGGTGGGTACGGAGGGCGAGCTGGGCGGCCAGGCGAAGGTGCCCGGGGTCGCGGGCGTGTGGAAGGACCTGACCGACTCGGTCAACACCATGGCCGGGAACCTGACGGCCCAGGTGCGCGGGATCGCGCAGGTGACGACGGCGGTCGCGAACGGCGACCTGTCGCAGAAGGTACGGGTCAGCGCGCGCGGCGAGGTGGCGCAGCTGGCCGAAACGATCAATCAGATGACCGAGACGCTGCGCACCTTCGCGGACGAGGTCACGCGTGTGGCGAGCGAGGTCGGGGCCAAGGGCCTGCTCGGCGGCCAGGCGCAGGTGCCGGGGGCGGCGGGGACGTGGAAGGACCTCACCGACTCGGTGAACACGGTCTTCCGCAACCTCACCACCCAGGTGCGGGACATCGCGCAGGTGACGACGGCGGTGGCGAACGGCGACCTGTCGCAGAAGGTCACGGTCGACGTGGCCGGCGAGATGCTGGAGCTGAAGAACACCGTCAACACGATGGTGGACCAGCTGTCGTCCTTCGGCGCCGAAGTGACGCGTGTGGCCCGTGAGGTCGGCGTCGAGGGTGAGCTGGGCGGTCAGGCGCAGGTGCCGGGGGCGGCGGGGACGTGGAAGGACCTCACCGACTCGGTGAACACCGCCTTCCGCAACCTGACCGGGCAGGTGCGCAACATCGCCCAGGTGACGACGGCGGTGGCCAACGGCGACCTGTCGCAGAAGGTCACCGTGGACGTCTCCGGCGAGATGCTCCAGCTGAAGAACACCGTGAACACGATGGTGGACCAGCTGTCCTCCTTCGCCGACCAGGTCACGCGGATGGCGCGGGACGTGGGTACGGAGGGCCGCCTCGGCGGTCAGGCCCGGGTGGAGGGGGTGTCCGGCACCTGGAAGGAGCTCACCGACTCCGTCAACTTCATGGCCGGGAACCTGACCTCGCAGGTGCGCCAGATCGCCCAGGTGACGACGGCGGTGGCGCGGGGCGACCTGTCGCAGAAGATCGACGTGGACGCGCGGGGCGAGATCCTGGAGCTGAAGAACACCATCAACACGATGGTCGACCAGCTCTCGGCCTTCGCCGAGCAGGTGACCCGGGTGGCCCGCGACGTGGGTACCGAGGGTCGCCTGGGCGGTCAGGCGCAGGTGCCCGGGGTGGCCGGCGTATGGCGTGACCTGACGGACTCCGTGAACGGCATGGCCGGGAACCTGACCTCGCAGGTCCGCAACATCGCGCAGGTCGCGACGGCGGTGGCCCGCGGTGACCTGTCGCAGAAGATCGACGTGGACGCGCGGGGCGAGATCCTGGAGCTGAAGAACACCCTCAACACGATGGTCGACCAGCTGTCGAACTTCGCCGAGCAGGTGACGCGGGTGGCCCGCGAGGTGGGCACCGAGGGCATCCTCGGCGGTCAGGCGGAGGTGAAGGGGGTCTCCGGTACCTGGAAGGACCTCACCCAGTCCGTCAACTTCATGGCGAACAACCTGACGTCCCAGGTGCGCAACATCGCCGAGGTGACCACTGCGGTGGCCATGGGCGACCTCTCCAAGAAGATCACCGTCGACGCCAAGGGCGAGATCCTCGAGCTGGTCACCACCGTGAACACGATGGTGGACCAGCTGTCGTCGTTCGCTGAGCAGGTGACGCGGGTGGCCCGCGAGGTGGGCTCCGAGGGCATCCTCGGCGGTCAGGCCCGGGTGCGCGGGGTGACGGGCATCTGGAAGGACCTGACCGACAACGTCAACCTGATGGCCAACAACCTGACCTCGCAGGTGCGCAACATCTCGCAGGTCTCGGCGGCGGTCGCCAACGGCGACCTGACGAAGAAGGTCACGGTGGAGGCGCGCGGCGAGGTCGCGCAGCTCGCCGACACCGTCAACACGATGGTGAAGACCCTGTCCTCGTTCGCGGACGAGGTGACCCGGGTGGCCCGCGAGGTGGGTACGGAGGGCCGCCTGGGCGGTCAGGCGCACGTGCCGGGAGTCTCGGGGACGTGGAAGGACCTCACCGACTCGGTGAACTTCATGGCCTCCAACCTCACCGGTCAGGTGCGGCAGATCGCCATGGTCACGACCGCCATCGCCAAGGGCGACATGACCAAGAAGATCGACATCGATGCCCGCGGTGAGATCCTGGAGCTCAAGACCACCATCAACACGATGGTCGACCAGCTGTCCTCCTTCGCCGACCAGGTGACGCGGGTGGCCCGCGAAGTGGGTACCGAGGGCATCCTGGGCGGTCAGGCCCGGGTCCGGGACGTCGACGGCACCTGGCGGGACCTGACGGAGTCCGTGAACGAGATGGCCGGGAACCTCACCCGGCAGGTGCGCGCGATCGCGGCCGTGGCCACCGCGGTGACCCGCGGCGACCTCAACCTGAAGATCGACGTGGACGCGGCGGGCGAGATCCAGGTCCTCCAGGACAACATCAACACGATGATCGCGAACCTGCGCGACACCACCTTGGCCAACAAGGAGCAGGACTGGCTCAAGGGCAACCTCGCCCGTATCTCGGCCCTGATGCAGGGCCGCCGGGAGCTCGACGACGTCGCCTCGCTGATCATGAGCGAGCTGACCCCGGTGGTCTCCGCGCAGCACGGTGCCTTCTTCCTGGCGCTGCCGGCCGGCGGTACCACCGAGATCGGGACGGACGGGGGCGCGGACGGCTCGTACGAGCTGCGGATGCGGGGGAGTTACGCGTACGCGGGCGGTCAGATGCCCATCTCGTTCCGGCCGGGGGAGGGGCTGATCGGGGCGGTCGCCGAGGAGAAGCGGATGATCCTCGTCGAGAACACCCCGCCGGGCTACCTGAAGATCTCCTCGGGCCTGGGCGAGGCGCCGCCGGCGCACGTGATCGTGCTGCCGGTGCTCTTCGAGGGGAAGGTGCTCGGCGTCATCGAGCTGGCCTCCTTCACGCCCTTCACGCAGATCCAGAAGGACTTCCTCAGCCAGATCGCCGAGATGATCGGTACGAGCGTCAACACCATCAGCGTCAACTCCAAGACGGAGATGCTGCTGAAGCAGTCGCAGGAGATGACCGAGCAGCTGCGCGAGCGCTCCGACGAGCTGGAGAACCGGCAGAAGGCCCTGCAGGCCGCCAATGCGGAGCTGGAGGAGAAGGCCGAGCTGCTGGCCCAGCAGAACCGGGACATCGAGGTGAAGAACACCGAGATCGAGGAGGCCCGGCAGGTCCTGGAGGAGCGTGCCGAGCAGCTCGCGGTCTCGATGCGCTACAAGTCCGAGTTCCTGGCGAACATGTCGCACGAGCTGCGGACCCCGCTCAACTCGCTGCTGATCCTGGCCAAGCTGCTCGCCGACAACGCGGAGGGGAACCTCTCGCCGAAGCAGGTGGAGTTCGCCGAGACCATCCACGGCGCGGGTTCGGACCTGCTGCAGCTGATCAACGACATCCTCGACCTGTCGAAGGTCGAGGCCGGGAAGATGGACGTCTCGCCGACCCGGATCGCGCTGGTCCAGCTCGTGGACTACGTGGAGGCGACCTTCCGGCCGCTGACCGCGGAGAAGGGCCTGGACTTCTCGGTACGGGTCTCCCCGGAGCTGCCCGCCACGCTGCACACCGACGAGCAGCGGCTGCTCCAGGTGCTGCGCAACCTGCTGTCCAACGCGGTGAAGTTCACCGACACCGGGGCGGTGGAGCTGGTGATCCGGCCGGCCGGCGCCGATGTGCCCGCCGCGATCCGCGAGCAACTGCTGGAGGCCGGTTCGCTGCGGGAGGCGGACGCGGACCTGATCGCCTTCTCGGTCACCGACACCGGGATCGGGATCGCCGCGAGCAAGATGCTGGTGATCTTCGAGGCGTTCAAGCAGGCGGACGGGACGACGAGCCGCAAGTACGGCGGCACCGGGCTGGGGCTGTCCATCAGCCGGGAGATCGCCCGGCTGCTGGGCGGGGAGATCCACGCGGCCAGCGAGCCGGGCCGCGGGTCCACCTTCACGCTGTACCTGCCGCTGCACCCGAGCGAACTGCCTCCGCAGGGGTACGCGCCGCCGACGCCCGGCGGCGCCCGCGGCGAGTTGTACCGCAGGTCGCCGGACGGGGGCCGGCCGGTGCTGCCGGGCACCCAGGCCGGGCCGGGGGCCATGCCTTCGGTGCAGGCGCAGCCGGTGCGGCCGGCGCTGTCGGCGGCCGAGCCGGCCGGGCCGGGGCAGGGCGGCGGGGCCGCGCTGTTCCGGCGGCGGCGCAAGGCGGCGAGCGATCTGGAGCCGCGTACGGCGGTGCCGGGCCAGCCGAACGTGGTGGGGGCCGAGGACGGCTGGGGCAGCGCACAGGACGAACTCCCGGTGGTGCCGCGGACGTACGACTTCCACGGCGAGAAGGTGCTCATCGTCGACGACGACGTACGCAACGTCTTCGCGCTCACCAGCGTGCTGGAGCAGCACGGACTGGCCGTGCTGTACGCGGAGAACGGACGGGAGGGCATCGAAGTCCTGGAGCAGCACGACGATGTGACGGTCGTACTGATGGACATCATGATGCCCGAGATGGACGGGTACGCGACGACCTCGGCGATCCGGCGGATGCCGCAGTTCGCCGGACTGCCGATCATCGCGCTGACGGCGAAGGCGATGAAGGGGGACCGGGAGAAGGCGATCGATTCCGGTGCTTCCGACTACGTCACCAAGCCGGTCGATCCCGACTACCTGCTGTCGGTGATGGAGCAGTGGATGCGCGGCAAGTGA
- a CDS encoding response regulator → MVQKAKILLVDDRPENLLALEAILSALDQTLVRASSGEEALKALLTDDFAVILLDVQMPGMDGFETAAHIKRRERTRDIPIIFLTAINHGPHHTFRGYAAGAVDYISKPFDPWVLRAKVSVFVELYTKNCQLREQAALLRLQLEGGSSNGVDAGKETAGLLAELSARLAAVEEQAEALTKQLGEDSADAGVVATAAHLERKLTGLRRALDALEPGTAGGASVLPAQN, encoded by the coding sequence ATGGTGCAGAAGGCCAAGATCCTCCTGGTCGACGACCGGCCGGAGAATCTGCTGGCGCTGGAGGCCATCCTCTCCGCGCTCGATCAGACACTGGTCCGGGCGTCGTCGGGAGAGGAAGCGCTCAAAGCGCTGCTGACGGACGATTTCGCGGTCATCCTGCTGGATGTCCAGATGCCGGGCATGGACGGATTCGAAACGGCCGCGCACATCAAGCGGCGCGAACGGACCCGGGACATCCCGATCATCTTCCTCACCGCGATCAACCACGGTCCGCACCACACGTTCCGCGGCTACGCGGCGGGTGCGGTCGACTACATCTCCAAGCCCTTCGACCCGTGGGTGCTGCGGGCGAAGGTCTCGGTCTTCGTGGAGCTGTACACGAAAAACTGCCAACTGCGGGAACAGGCGGCCCTGCTCCGGCTGCAGCTGGAGGGCGGCAGCTCCAACGGCGTGGACGCGGGCAAGGAGACGGCCGGACTGCTGGCCGAGCTCTCCGCCCGGCTCGCGGCGGTCGAGGAGCAGGCCGAGGCGCTGACCAAGCAGCTCGGCGAGGACTCGGCCGACGCCGGCGTGGTGGCGACCGCGGCCCACCTGGAACGCAAACTCACCGGGCTGCGGAGGGCGCTCGACGCGCTGGAGCCCGGGACCGCCGGAGGGGCCTCGGTCCTGCCCGCGCAGAACTGA